One Clupea harengus chromosome 12, Ch_v2.0.2, whole genome shotgun sequence DNA segment encodes these proteins:
- the prlra gene encoding prolactin receptor a, producing MKRNIATDLIVSILFTVVTDTVCITPPGKPKLTSCRSPEKETFTCWWQPGYDGGLPTTYALYYSLENSATVYECPDYRTAGNNSCFFNKNDTNIWVNYNITVVATNRLGSSYSDPVDVDVVYIVQPYTPENVTVLVKEDEQVPYLRVSWEKPRNADTGSGWITLVYQLRVKLKSQDEWEEHDARQQKSFNIFSPHSGGTMVQVRCKPDHGLWSEWSATAYVQVPDYIPRERSMWIVVAVFSVLVFFILTWTLHLKRSSLKHCLLPPVPGPKIKGFDQKLLKSGKSEDVFNALVISGFPPLSDYEDLLVEYLEVYDNEDQELMLDGKDLQEGCLKLKSPSDNDSGRGSCDSHTLLMEKCGVAKEEPTLESPVVEVKAAGGFLSTETQSSTTEPADAQTSAWPMVLSPDQNHYHSPLKSAPDVLISPPTSPQQEHTMPRTMEYVEVQKVSQQNVLFLRLLAEQNLGSNPLSVEMPEEDYSKVKGVTSNNVLLLQQEASTQCHSIYQEGVQEEPCPMIQQTQLGKQIVHNPPTVVHGGMQLTSSGYVDTVTMMPTY from the exons ATGAAAAGAAACATTGCAACAGATCTCATCGTCTCCATCTTATTCACTGTAGTGACAGATACAGTTT GTATCACGCCCCCAGGAAAACCCAAACTCACAAGTTGTCGCTCGCCTGAGAAGGAGACGTTCACCTGCTGGTGGCAGCCGGGCTATGATGGGGGCCTGCCTACCACCTACGCCCTATACTATAGCTTGGAGAA CTCGGCGACAGTCTATGAATGTCCGGACTACCGCACAGCAGGGAATAATTCTTGCTTCTTTAACAAGAATGACACGAACATTTGGGTGAACTACAACATTACTGTGGTGGCCACCAACAGACTGGGCAGCAGCTACTCTGACCCTGTGGATGTGGACGTGGTCTACATCG TTCAACCCTATACTCCAGAAAATGTGACTGTGTTGGTGAAAGAGGATGAGCAGGTTCCTTACCTACGAGTCTCATGGGAGAAGCCACGTAATGCAGACACAGGTTCTGGCTGGATTACCCTCGTTTATCAGCTGCGTGTCAAACTGAAGAGTCAGGACGAGTGGGAG GAGCATGATGCTAGGCAACAGAAGTCATTCAACATCTTCAGCCCTCACTCTGGAGGCACCATGGTGCAGGTTCGCTGCAAACCTGATCACGGTCTGTGGAGTGAATGGAGTGCCACAGCCTATGTCCAAGTACCAGACT atatTCCCAGGGAACGATCAATGTGGATTGTGGTAgctgttttctctgtgttgGTCTTTTTCATCCTCACTTGGACACTACATTTAAAGAGAAGCAG tCTGAAACACTGTCTTCTGCCTCCTGTGCCTGGACCAAAAATCAAAGGCTTTGATCAAAAACTCCTCAAG AGTGGGAAATCGGAGGACGTGTTCAATGCTCTGGTCATTTCGGGCTTTCCTCCTTTGTCAGACTATGAGGATCTGCTGGTGGAATACCTTGAGGTTTATGATAATGAAGACCAGGAGCTGATGCTGGATGGGAAGGACCTCCAGGAGGGATGCTTGAAGTTGAAAAGCCCCTCAGACAACGACTCGGGCAGAGGAAGCTGCGACAGTCACACTCTGCTGATGGAGAAATGTGGAGTGGCCAAAGAGGAGCCAACTCTGGAGTCACCAGTCGTAGAGGTAAAGGCAGCTGGAGGCTTTCTCTCCACTGAGACACAGTCCAGCACAACTGAGCCTGCAGATGCCCAAACCAGTGCCTGGCCAATGGTGCTATCTCCTGATCAGAACCACTACCATTCACCCTTGAAGAGTGCCCCTGATGTGCTCATCTCACCTCCCACATCTCCCCAACAAGAGCACACCATGCCCAGGACCATGGAGTACGTGGAAGTGCAGAAGGTGAGCCAGCAGAATGTACTGTTCCTCAGGCTTCTGGCGGAGCAGAACCTGGGTTCCAACCCCCTCTCTGTTGAGATGCCTGAGGAGGACTACAGCAAGGTCAAAGGTGTGACCAGTAATAATGTCCTTCTGCTCCAGCAAGAGGCATCCACCCAGTGCCACAGTATCTATCAGGAGGGAGTCCAGGAAGAACCATGCCCCATGATCCAGCAAACCCAGTTGGGGAAGCAAATTGTCCACAATCCCCCTACTGTGGTTCATGGTGGCATGCAGTTGACTTCCAGTGGCTATGTAGACACTGTCACCATGATGCCCACTTACTGA
- the agxt2 gene encoding alanine--glyoxylate aminotransferase 2, mitochondrial — MQKVLSRMHRPCAARRSDYWNVIDFTARIHRPSGALCQKSAVEHTVPDLPEMPQCHFRPDPHQGMSAKEMLHIRKHNCNPMTMKVTSYKKPVFIHQGHMQWLWDVDGRRYLDLFAGVATVSVGHCHPKVTAAAEKQLRRLWHTTNIYVYPTIHEYVEKLVALLPEPLKVVYLTNSGSEANELAMLMARLHTGNFDIINFRGSYHGGSPQTMGLTSNAAYKYPVASGLGCHNTMCPDVFRGPWGGSHCRDSPVQTYRQCSCPSDHCQANDMYINQLKEVFATSVPSQIAAFFGEPIQGVGGAVQYPKDYLKEAYKLVRERGGVCIADEVQTGFGRTGSHYWGFQGHGVIPDMVTMAKGIANGFPMGAVVTTPEIASSLGKGVHFNTFGGNPVACAIGSSVLDTIREDGTQEISANIGTYILKELAKMREKYEIIGDVRGKGLMIGVEMVKDKASRDPLPPGDVAEIFEDVKDMGVLIGKGGVYGQTFRIKPPMCITKQDADFFLAVFNQSMLNYMERR, encoded by the exons ATGCAGAAAGTTCTCTCTCGTATGCACAGGCCATGTGCGGCCAGGAGATCCGATTATTGGAATGTTATTGATTTCACTGCCAGAATCCACAGGCCTAGCG GTGCATTATGTCAGAAGTCTGCAGTGGAACACACAGTCCCTGACCTCCCGGAGATGCCTCAGTGCCACTTCAGACCTGACCCACACCAG GGCATGTCTGCCAAGGAGATGCTGCATATCAGGAAACACAACTGCAACCCCATGACCATGAAGGTGACGTCGTACAAAAAGCCAGTATTTATCCATCAGGGCCACATGCAGTGGCTGTGGGATGTGGATGGAAGGCGTTACTTGGACCTCTTTGCCGGAGTGGCCACAGTCAGTGTCGGTCACTGTCACCC GAAGGTGACAGCTGCTGCAGAGAAACAGTTAAGACGCCTGTGGCACACCACCAACATCTACGTTTACCCCACCATCCACGAATATGTAGAGAAACTAGTGGCTCTTCTGCCTGAGCCGCTGAAG GTGGTGTACCTGACCAATAGTGGTTCAGAGGCCAATGAGTTGGCCATGCTTATGGCACGACTGCACACTGGCAACTTTGACATTATTAACTTCAG aggtTCATATCATGGTGGTAGCCCCCAGACTATGGGTCTGACCTCAAACGCTGCATACAAGTATCCAGTAGCCTCAGGACTGGGCTGTCATAAT ACTATGTGCCCTGATGTGTTCAGAGGCCCATGGGGAGGGAGCCACTGCAGGGACTCTCCTGTCCAGACCTACCGTCAGTGcagctgcccctcag aCCATTGCCAGGCCAATGACATGTATATTAATCAGCTGAAAGAAGTGTTTGCCACTAGTGTTCCAAGTCAAATTGCTGCTTTCTTTGGTGAGCCTATACAG GGTGTGGGTGGTGCGGTCCAGTACCCTAAGGACTATTTAAAAGAGGCTTACAAGCTTGTGCGTGAACGAGGAGGTGTCTGCATTGCAGATGAG GTACAGACTGGGTTTGGACGTACAGGAAGTCACTATTGGGGATTCCAAGGTCACGGTGTTATTCCCGATATGGTTACCATGGCGAAGGGCATAGCAAATGGGTTTCCAATGGGGGCAGTTGTCACAACTCCAG AGATTGCCAGCTCACTTGGAAAAGGAGTTCACTTCAACACATTTGGTGGCAATCCAGTGGCGTGTGCCATCGGCTCATCAGTGCTTGAC accaTAAGGGAAGATGGAACCCAGGAGATAAGCGCTAATATTGGCACATATATCCTGAAGGAATTGGCAAAGATGCGTGAGAAGTATGAAATCATTGGTGACGTACGTGGCAAGGGGCTCATGATTGGTGTTGAGATGGTCAAAGACAAG GCAAGCCGAGACCCTCTCCCTCCTGGAGACGTGGCTGAGATCTTCGAGGACGTCAAAGATATGGGAGTCCTGATTGGGAAGGGAGGCGTGTATGGACAG ACCTTCAGGATCAAGCCCCCTATGTGCATCACGAAACAGGACGCAGATTTCTTCCTAGCGGTCTTCAATCAGTCAATGCTCAACTAcatggagaggaga